The sequence CTAACTCCTAACCCCAACTCTTAATGTAGatctaaccctaatactaattAAAAAAGCTAACCTTAAACCTACTAAAAGCACATAGAAATAGAGCTTGTGAAGAtcaatatatacatgtatatatatatatatatttcaaatatttctaAGGGGACTTCTGGTCCCCACAAGAATAGTTGAACAActgcccccctaccccaccccccccagcctcccccacacacacacacacacacacccacacagagattTAGGTCCAGCTGGTAAAGCTATGGTCAGTGTCAGCTCTGTCCTATCTGCCTGCCAAAAGGAAATGAAGGGCtgatcttcctcccctcctcctccagtatgAAAACAGTTCCTCCTCCCCTTGTCCTACCAATGACCCGACAGCCAACACAAACTACACGGCTCTGACTGCTGTttgggaaagaaagggagagagtgaagagtTGCCATCTTTTGCACTTTTGCTGGTTACAACTCaactcctccctgccccagcctcagatcccccccctgccccagcctcagattcaccccctgccccagcctcagattcaccctctgccccagcctcagatccccccccctgccccagcctcagattcaccctctgccccagcctcagatccccccccctgccccagcctcagatcccccccctgccccagcccccaccctgacagagctgctctctgtgtgaccacGGTGGGACCGATTCTCTCCGTCCCCCTGCTCTTGAAAACCCAAACAGCGCGTCCGCTATGGGACTGTTAGGGAAGCTCTTGCCAACCAGGCAGCAAGTCATCTGGTTATAATGCTGTGGCCCGCTGGTATGGATTACAGAGACACGTTACAGCCTTAGTCTGAGCCCCCTTCCTCAGAGACCTGAGGCAGCCACATGGGGCTGGGGGGTCACCTGGAACTGGGGGGGACACCAATGGCACCGACGGAACCGGACCTGAGGGGGCACCcaagggctggggtgggggagggggggggtactggGGGCCCACCCGCATGCTAGTCTCCTTCTTCAATGATGGCTTTCTACAAGAGGTTTTTTTTCTCTAAGGAACgctacccaacacacacacacacacaaaaggaacCTCTCTTCCAAGAAACTATGCTTGAAACTGAAAGTGTCTCAGTTGCAAATTCTTCCCAGGTGCTGTTCCTCTGCAGGAACTTTGAACGAGCGCGCTGTAATCTTCAAACAGCACACAACACGGCTGCTTTATCACATTAAACATGATAAGCAGCTGGTTTCTCAGCAAGCCTGCACGTTTTACTGGCCCAGCCCACAGagcatgaaggagagggggaagggtgacgagagagagagagagagagagagagagagagagagagagaggagagagagagagagagagagagagagagagagagagagagagagagagagagagagagagagccagcagcCTTGCACAGTTCATGAGACTGGCACAGACCTCCAGCACAAACACTGAGGCCAACTAGGAAAGCATTCCTCTAAACACAAGGCTCACATGATCCATAAAACACTATGGTACAGCAAGTTCCTGTGAGAGAACATACATCTTCTCTCTTGGACTTCCATCTGTTGACACATCCCAGCCGTAGCAGCAGAGTCAAGAGAGGCTGTTTACGACACGGAAGTGGAACAACTGGACAgagatcacccccccccccccacagaccaCACATATGTACCAGTTTAGACTGCAGAACATTTCCCTAAAGTTCTAATGCTCATGTTTTGGCACTTTAGATGTCAGGGAGGGTCTTGTCAGTTGGTTCTCACGATGCACCAGGTGGGCAAAGCTCCTACCTGTAGTATCTGGACTGCAGGTAGGTGGAGCAGACCGCCTTGGAGACGTGGCTGGCCGAGCCAAAGTCTATAACCTTGACCCTGTAGGGCTGTCTGGAGGGGTCCACCAGCATGATGTTTTCGGGCTTCAGGTCGGCGTGGATCAGGCCCAGGCTCTTCAGCTTCATCAGGGCCGTGGACACCTGCTGCAGGACGGGCCGGATGTACTTGAGAGGCAGCGGGCTGAACTTGTTCTGCTTGAGGAAGTCGTAGAGGTTCTGCTCCAGCATCTCAAACACCAGGCACGTGTGGTTCTTGTGCTGGAAGCACTCGTACGCGCGCACAAAGTTATAGTCGTCTGCGCTCTCCGTGCTCAGCCTGGCCAGGATGCTGACCTCGATCTGACCCTGCCTCGCGTACGACGGATGGTTCTTCAGGATCTTGATGGCCACGATCTCGTTTGTGCCCCTCTTCCAGCACTTGACCACCTGGCCGAAGGTTCCCCTGCCCAGGAACTCCAGCACCTCATAAGTGTTGGTCATGGAGCAGAGGACCTCGTGCTGCACCAGCTGGTAATCCCCCTCGCTGTTGGCACCGCTTGTCTTCGAGGTGGCGGTGGAGGTGGCGGTCGCCGTGGCCACCGCGGCCCCGCTGGCTGCGTTCTGGATCATGGGCTGGCCGTGCTCCTCCACGATGGTCACGCTGCTGTTGTGGTCGAGCTCCTCACTCTTGCGCTTAAGGCCGCATCGCTGGTAGGTGTCCAGCAGACTCACGGTGCTGCGTCGGGTCAGGTTGTGAACCGTCCCTCCGCCACTACTGGCCCCACTTCCACCACCGCTTCCGCTACTCGCCAGCAGGGGGGCGCCGGGGAGCCCTGAGTTGCTGCAGGAGGACGCCACCAGGATGTGGGCGGCGCTGgccgggaggaggagggtgtgttcGCAGGGCAGGGTGGAGCTGGACAGGCCCTGGGGGTCTGAGCTGCTGGCGCAGGTCTGGCTGTTGT comes from Hypomesus transpacificus isolate Combined female unplaced genomic scaffold, fHypTra1 scaffold_264, whole genome shotgun sequence and encodes:
- the LOC124462926 gene encoding homeodomain-interacting protein kinase 2-like, with product MAPVYEGMASQVQVFPPHTLQSSAFFSVKRLKVEQSSVWDMTGYGSHSKVYSHNSQTCASSSDPQGLSSSTLPCEHTLLLPASAAHILVASSCSNSGLPGAPLLASSGSGGGSGASSGGGTVHNLTRRSTVSLLDTYQRCGLKRKSEELDHNSSVTIVEEHGQPMIQNAASGAAVATATATSTATSKTSGANSEGDYQLVQHEVLCSMTNTYEVLEFLGRGTFGQVVKCWKRGTNEIVAIKILKNHPSYARQGQIEVSILARLSTESADDYNFVRAYECFQHKNHTCLVFEMLEQNLYDFLKQNKFSPLPLKYIRPVLQQVSTALMKLKSLGLIHADLKPENIMLVDPSRQPYRVKVIDFGSASHVSKAVCSTYLQSRYYR